The following proteins are encoded in a genomic region of Streptomyces lunaelactis:
- a CDS encoding PH domain-containing protein yields MSAPAPQIPALPVTFRPTRTRIVLLTVGAVMFAVITAVALLLEKLSAGERSSFIFTALVFLGVLALLSRPKVVADEQGVTVVNLTRTRQLAWAEILRVNLRPGDPWVFLDLSDGTSLPVLGIQPGIARAHAISDARALRALAESRGTHPDED; encoded by the coding sequence ATGTCCGCGCCCGCGCCCCAAATCCCCGCGCTCCCGGTCACGTTCAGGCCGACCCGTACCCGGATCGTCCTGCTGACCGTGGGCGCGGTGATGTTCGCCGTGATCACCGCGGTCGCCCTGCTGCTGGAGAAGCTGAGCGCGGGGGAGCGGAGCAGCTTCATCTTCACGGCGCTGGTCTTCCTCGGCGTACTGGCCCTGCTGAGCCGGCCCAAGGTCGTCGCCGACGAGCAGGGCGTCACTGTCGTCAATCTCACCCGAACGCGCCAACTGGCGTGGGCGGAGATCCTGCGGGTGAATCTGCGCCCCGGTGACCCCTGGGTCTTCCTCGACCTCAGCGACGGCACCAGCCTGCCCGTGCTCGGTATTCAGCCCGGTATCGCCAGGGCGCACGCCATCAGTGACGCCCGCGCCCTGCGGGCCCTCGCGGAGAGCCGCGGCACCCACCCCGACGAAGACTGA
- a CDS encoding phosphoribosyl-ATP diphosphatase — protein MANKTFEELFAELQLKAKNGDPASSRTAELVDKGVHAIGKKVVEEAAEVWMAAEYEGKEAAAEEISQLLYHVQVMMVARGISLDDVYAHL, from the coding sequence ATGGCGAACAAAACCTTCGAAGAGCTCTTCGCCGAGCTGCAGCTCAAGGCGAAGAACGGCGACCCTGCCTCCTCCCGTACCGCCGAACTGGTGGACAAGGGAGTGCATGCCATCGGCAAGAAGGTCGTCGAGGAGGCCGCCGAGGTCTGGATGGCCGCCGAGTACGAGGGCAAGGAAGCCGCCGCCGAGGAGATCTCGCAGCTGCTGTACCACGTCCAGGTGATGATGGTCGCGCGCGGGATCTCCCTGGACGACGTCTACGCCCACCTCTGA
- a CDS encoding AAA family ATPase, whose protein sequence is MDIGTQGPSAPADLAWVRGVDAYTMGAYPQAEEEFRAAVRLDPEMADGWLGLHALRVDTTTALLRMYQGRERFGEQRARHRRTLNSWYWLGWWVQPVLESPRDLLLAHASHWLDGRHVPELDRALAGLPPVDADPQVRFLHACRAYLVKDWEQLVRHTEPLVNDPMLGIEARLFGGMARVRLEMYGQAEPLLSAALMRCRSEQPQRKELRYWLARAHEGTGRSAAALPLYRAVHRIDPAFMDTSARLAAIAEYDGIDGYDESAGLATVSLAGFGQEAADAQADGDGALAAEARLGADPGTQLPGAVPTGPPDGLRPKAVVPAQPVPPQFPAGPTDPLLLAEALAELERMVGLEPVKRQVKALSAQLKMARLRAGQGLPVQPPKRHFVFSGPSGTGKTTVARILGRVFYALGLLGGDHLVEAQRSDLVGEFLGQTAVKANELIDSAIGGVLFVDEAYSLSNSGYTKGDAYGDEALQVLLKRAEDNRDHLVVILAGYPAGMDRLLATNPGLSSRFTTRVDFPSYRPLELTAIGEVLAAENGDVWDDEVREELRSICGHVVDQGWINELGNGRFLRTLYEKSCAYRDLRLSGYPGTPTREDLSTLRLPDLMQAYGEVLSGRGPVDRGPQDPPPG, encoded by the coding sequence ATGGACATCGGCACGCAGGGCCCATCGGCCCCGGCCGACCTCGCCTGGGTGCGCGGCGTGGACGCCTACACCATGGGTGCGTATCCGCAGGCGGAGGAGGAGTTCCGGGCGGCGGTACGGCTCGATCCCGAGATGGCCGACGGCTGGCTCGGCCTGCACGCGCTCCGCGTCGACACCACCACCGCGCTGCTGCGCATGTACCAGGGCCGCGAGCGCTTCGGCGAGCAGCGCGCCCGCCACCGCCGCACCCTCAACTCCTGGTACTGGCTGGGGTGGTGGGTCCAGCCGGTGCTGGAGAGCCCGCGCGATCTGCTGCTCGCCCACGCCTCGCACTGGCTTGACGGCCGCCATGTGCCGGAGCTGGACCGTGCGCTGGCCGGGCTGCCGCCGGTCGACGCCGACCCCCAGGTGCGCTTTCTGCACGCCTGCCGGGCGTATCTGGTCAAGGACTGGGAGCAGTTGGTACGCCACACCGAACCGCTCGTCAACGATCCCATGCTGGGCATCGAGGCCAGGCTCTTCGGCGGCATGGCCCGGGTGCGCCTGGAGATGTACGGGCAGGCGGAGCCGCTGCTGTCCGCCGCCCTGATGCGCTGCCGCAGCGAGCAGCCGCAGCGCAAGGAGCTGCGGTACTGGCTGGCGCGGGCGCACGAGGGCACCGGCCGCAGTGCGGCAGCGCTGCCGCTGTACCGGGCGGTGCACCGGATCGACCCGGCGTTCATGGACACCTCGGCGCGCCTGGCGGCGATCGCGGAGTACGACGGCATCGACGGGTACGACGAGTCGGCCGGACTCGCGACCGTGTCCCTGGCCGGTTTCGGGCAGGAGGCCGCCGACGCGCAGGCCGACGGAGACGGCGCGCTCGCGGCCGAGGCGCGGCTCGGCGCCGATCCGGGGACCCAGCTGCCGGGCGCGGTGCCGACGGGCCCGCCCGACGGCTTACGGCCGAAGGCGGTCGTCCCCGCACAGCCCGTTCCCCCGCAGTTCCCGGCCGGCCCCACCGATCCGTTGCTGCTCGCCGAGGCGCTCGCGGAGCTTGAGCGGATGGTGGGCCTGGAGCCGGTGAAGCGGCAGGTCAAAGCCTTGTCCGCGCAGCTGAAGATGGCCCGGCTGCGGGCCGGCCAGGGGCTGCCCGTGCAGCCGCCGAAACGTCACTTTGTCTTCTCGGGCCCCTCCGGTACCGGCAAGACGACCGTCGCCCGCATTCTGGGCCGGGTCTTCTACGCGCTCGGTCTGCTCGGCGGCGACCATCTGGTGGAGGCCCAACGGTCCGATCTGGTGGGCGAGTTCCTCGGCCAGACGGCCGTCAAGGCCAATGAGCTCATCGACTCCGCGATCGGCGGCGTGCTGTTCGTGGACGAGGCGTACAGCCTCTCCAACTCCGGCTACACCAAGGGCGACGCGTACGGCGACGAGGCCCTCCAGGTCCTGCTCAAGCGCGCCGAGGACAACCGCGACCATCTCGTGGTCATCCTGGCCGGCTACCCCGCGGGCATGGACCGGCTGCTCGCCACCAATCCCGGGCTTTCCTCCCGCTTCACCACCCGGGTCGACTTCCCCTCGTACCGCCCGCTCGAACTGACCGCCATCGGCGAGGTGCTCGCCGCCGAGAACGGCGATGTGTGGGACGACGAGGTGCGCGAGGAGCTGCGCTCCATCTGCGGGCATGTGGTCGACCAGGGCTGGATCAACGAGCTCGGCAACGGCCGGTTCCTGCGCACGCTGTACGAGAAGAGCTGCGCCTACCGCGATCTGCGGCTGTCCGGCTATCCGGGCACACCGACCCGCGAGGACCTCTCCACGCTGCGGCTGCCCGATCTGATGCAGGCGTACGGCGAAGTCCTGTCGGGCCGCGGTCCGGTGGACCGCGGCCCGCAGGATCCTCCGCCGGGCTGA
- a CDS encoding acyl-CoA dehydrogenase family protein, whose amino-acid sequence MPDRAPQPVDRQLPTEESRDLIALVRDIIQREIAPRAAGEEDSGHFPREVFSLLSESGLLGLPYDSAYGGGDQPYEVYLQVLEELAAARLTVGLGVSVHSLACHALAGYGSKEQQAEHLPAMLGGGLLGAYCLSEPASGSDAASLRTKAVRDGDDWVVTGTKSWITHGGIADFYTVLARSGGEGARGITAFLVPGDAAGLNAAAPEKKMGMKGSPTAQLHFDGVRVPDARRIGEEGQGFAIALSALDSGRLGIAACAIGLAQAALDEAVAYATGRQQFGRPIADFQGLRFMLADMATRIEAGRALYLAAARLRDAGRPFSRQAAMAKLFCTDAAMSVTVDAVQVLGGYGYTLDFPVERYMREAKVLQIVEGTNQIQRMVIARHLAGPETR is encoded by the coding sequence ATGCCCGACCGCGCCCCGCAGCCGGTGGACCGTCAACTGCCCACCGAGGAGTCCAGGGATCTGATCGCCCTGGTACGCGACATCATCCAGCGGGAGATCGCCCCCCGGGCGGCCGGGGAGGAGGACTCCGGACACTTCCCGCGCGAGGTCTTCTCCCTGCTTTCCGAGTCCGGACTGCTCGGCCTTCCGTACGACTCCGCATACGGCGGCGGAGACCAGCCGTACGAGGTCTACCTCCAGGTCCTCGAAGAGCTCGCCGCCGCCCGCCTCACCGTCGGCCTCGGCGTCAGCGTCCACTCCCTCGCCTGCCACGCACTCGCCGGCTACGGCAGCAAGGAGCAGCAGGCCGAGCATCTGCCCGCCATGCTCGGCGGCGGCCTCCTCGGCGCGTACTGCCTCTCCGAACCCGCCTCCGGCTCGGACGCCGCGTCCCTTCGTACGAAGGCCGTGCGGGACGGCGACGACTGGGTCGTCACCGGGACGAAATCCTGGATCACCCACGGCGGAATCGCCGACTTCTACACGGTGCTGGCCCGCTCCGGCGGGGAGGGTGCCCGCGGTATCACGGCCTTCCTGGTCCCGGGCGACGCGGCCGGCCTGAACGCCGCCGCCCCCGAGAAGAAGATGGGTATGAAGGGCTCGCCCACGGCCCAGCTGCACTTCGACGGCGTACGCGTCCCGGACGCCCGCCGTATCGGCGAGGAGGGCCAGGGATTCGCGATCGCGCTCTCCGCGCTCGACTCCGGCCGGCTCGGCATCGCCGCCTGCGCCATCGGTCTCGCCCAGGCGGCCCTGGACGAGGCCGTCGCGTACGCCACCGGACGTCAGCAGTTCGGCCGGCCCATCGCCGACTTCCAGGGGCTGCGCTTCATGCTCGCCGACATGGCCACCCGGATCGAGGCGGGCCGTGCGCTCTACCTCGCCGCCGCGCGGCTGCGCGACGCGGGACGGCCGTTCTCGCGGCAGGCCGCCATGGCCAAGCTGTTCTGCACGGACGCGGCCATGAGCGTCACCGTCGACGCGGTGCAGGTGCTCGGAGGCTACGGCTACACCCTGGACTTCCCGGTCGAGCGCTATATGCGCGAGGCGAAGGTGCTGCAGATCGTCGAAGGCACCAACCAGATCCAGCGCATGGTCATCGCCCGTCACCTGGCCGGACCCGAGACGCGCTGA
- the ribH gene encoding 6,7-dimethyl-8-ribityllumazine synthase has protein sequence MSGKGAPELSVRNCGDLRVAVIAAQWHEKVMDGLVDGALRALHELGIDEPTLLRVPGSFELPVVAKVLAGRGYDAIVALGVVIRGGTPHFEYVCQGVTGGLTQVTVDTGVPIGFGVLTCDTEEQALDRAGLEGSNEDKGHEAVTAALATAATLRAISEPWR, from the coding sequence ATGAGCGGCAAGGGTGCACCCGAACTGTCCGTCCGCAACTGCGGCGACCTGCGGGTGGCGGTGATCGCGGCCCAGTGGCACGAGAAGGTCATGGACGGCCTCGTAGACGGCGCCCTGCGCGCACTGCACGAGCTGGGCATCGACGAACCGACGCTGCTGCGTGTGCCGGGCAGCTTCGAGCTCCCGGTGGTCGCCAAGGTGCTGGCGGGCCGCGGCTACGACGCGATCGTCGCCCTCGGCGTCGTCATCCGCGGCGGCACCCCGCACTTCGAGTATGTGTGCCAGGGCGTCACGGGCGGCCTCACCCAGGTCACCGTGGACACCGGCGTCCCGATCGGATTCGGCGTCCTGACCTGCGACACCGAGGAGCAGGCGCTGGACCGCGCCGGTCTGGAGGGATCGAACGAGGACAAGGGCCACGAGGCGGTCACCGCCGCCCTCGCCACCGCCGCCACGCTGCGTGCCATCAGCGAACCCTGGCGCTGA
- a CDS encoding peptidase C39 family protein: MARPTSRRNVLSAAVAAAAGAGALSASAARAAAASGAAPTAGARRAAPAPLVDNQFWTSYTDWRFGTAHGTRAVAGSRPGLVIATPAGRTDYTDPHTGTTTSWEYATWTSPVHRSSVPATEVIASWNAGTPAGTWLQVELRGRYSDATSSPWFTMGRWAAGDGDIRRTSIDDQSDGKASIWTDTFSIDTASVQEEASGLRLDSYELRLTLYRKPGTRLTPTVWRLGAMASGIPDRFTVPASKPGLARELSVPRYSQNTHVGQYPDYDNGGEAWCSPTSSQMIVEYWGREPSSADLAWVNPAFADPQVCHAARFTFDYQYKGCGNWPFNAAYAATYKDMSAVVTRLSSLTDLETLIRAGIPAITSQSFLKEELTGAGYGTSGHLMTVIGFTPAGDVIANDPASPSNEAVRRVYKRAEWETIWLRTKRYNASGKVVSGTGGVCYLYWPAHPTPAQRAALAAVGIH, from the coding sequence ATGGCCAGACCTACTTCGCGCAGAAACGTGCTGAGCGCCGCCGTCGCGGCAGCGGCGGGTGCGGGCGCGCTGTCCGCCTCCGCCGCGCGGGCGGCCGCCGCTTCCGGTGCCGCGCCGACCGCGGGAGCCCGTCGTGCCGCTCCCGCCCCGCTGGTGGACAACCAGTTCTGGACCTCGTACACGGATTGGCGCTTCGGCACGGCGCACGGCACCCGGGCCGTCGCGGGCAGCCGTCCGGGTCTGGTCATCGCGACCCCCGCCGGCCGCACCGACTACACCGATCCGCACACCGGCACCACCACGAGCTGGGAGTACGCCACCTGGACCTCGCCCGTCCACCGCTCGAGCGTGCCCGCGACCGAGGTCATCGCCTCCTGGAACGCCGGCACCCCGGCCGGCACCTGGCTCCAGGTCGAACTGCGCGGCCGCTACTCCGACGCCACCTCCTCCCCGTGGTTCACGATGGGCCGCTGGGCAGCGGGCGACGGTGACATCCGGCGTACCTCGATCGACGACCAGAGCGACGGCAAGGCCAGCATCTGGACCGACACCTTCTCGATCGACACCGCGTCCGTTCAAGAGGAGGCGAGCGGGCTGCGGCTGGACTCCTACGAGCTGCGGCTGACCCTCTACCGCAAGCCCGGCACCCGGCTCACGCCCACCGTGTGGCGGCTCGGCGCGATGGCCTCCGGCATCCCGGACCGCTTCACCGTCCCCGCATCGAAGCCGGGACTCGCCCGCGAGCTGTCCGTACCGCGGTACTCGCAGAACACGCACGTCGGCCAGTACCCGGACTACGACAACGGCGGCGAGGCCTGGTGCAGCCCCACCTCCTCGCAGATGATCGTCGAGTACTGGGGCCGTGAGCCGTCGTCCGCCGATCTGGCCTGGGTGAACCCCGCCTTCGCCGACCCGCAGGTCTGCCACGCGGCCCGCTTCACCTTCGACTACCAGTACAAAGGCTGCGGAAACTGGCCCTTCAACGCCGCCTACGCCGCCACCTACAAGGACATGAGCGCGGTCGTGACCCGGCTGTCCTCGCTCACCGACCTGGAGACGCTGATCAGGGCCGGCATCCCGGCCATAACGTCGCAGTCGTTCCTCAAGGAGGAGCTGACCGGCGCGGGCTACGGGACCTCCGGGCATCTGATGACCGTGATCGGATTCACGCCCGCCGGCGATGTGATCGCCAACGACCCCGCATCCCCCAGCAACGAGGCCGTACGCCGCGTCTACAAGCGCGCCGAGTGGGAGACGATCTGGCTCCGCACCAAGCGCTACAACGCGAGCGGCAAAGTGGTGTCCGGCACAGGCGGCGTCTGCTATCTGTACTGGCCCGCACATCCGACACCCGCCCAGCGCGCGGCTCTGGCGGCCGTCGGCATCCACTGA
- a CDS encoding uridine kinase family protein, which yields MDDLDRQARALRALAPSCGPVRLVAVDGHAGSGKSTFAARLAAALGDDDSDGAPVLHLDDLASHEELFDWTDRMLTQVIGPLSNGRTAHYHPYDWNLRRFGPPRPLEAAPVVLIEGVGAGRRVVRPFLARLLWMERTAEESWQRGRQRDGAELSAFWDDWTMAETRHFLADPSRPFAHALVRECQEGYEWLQGPTATA from the coding sequence ATGGACGACCTCGATCGGCAGGCCAGGGCGCTGCGCGCGCTTGCGCCCTCGTGCGGACCGGTGCGGCTGGTCGCGGTCGACGGCCACGCGGGCTCCGGCAAGAGCACCTTCGCCGCCCGGCTGGCGGCCGCACTCGGCGACGACGACAGCGATGGGGCTCCGGTGCTGCATCTCGACGATCTGGCCAGCCATGAGGAGCTCTTCGACTGGACGGACCGGATGCTGACCCAGGTGATCGGCCCCCTCTCGAACGGCAGAACCGCGCACTATCACCCGTACGACTGGAATCTGCGCCGCTTCGGGCCTCCGCGCCCCCTGGAAGCCGCCCCCGTCGTACTGATCGAGGGCGTCGGAGCGGGGCGACGGGTGGTGCGGCCGTTTCTGGCGAGGCTGCTGTGGATGGAGCGCACTGCCGAGGAGTCCTGGCAGCGGGGCCGACAGCGGGACGGAGCCGAACTCTCCGCCTTCTGGGACGACTGGACGATGGCGGAGACTCGTCATTTCCTGGCGGACCCTTCTCGTCCGTTCGCCCATGCGCTGGTACGCGAGTGCCAGGAGGGGTACGAGTGGCTCCAGGGGCCTACTGCGACAGCGTGA
- a CDS encoding TetR/AcrR family transcriptional regulator has translation MNNSQQRGATERSQVRRSELIATGRKLFADTSYDALSMDDIAKHAGVAKGLIYYYFKSKRGYYLAIIEDSVADLVSRAADGPDLPRAQRVHRTIDGYLRYAQHHQAAFRTIVTGGVGFDTQVQSIRDAVRDELIATIAEGAYGRRDIPPLARMALLGWLSCVEGITLDWLGHQELERDTVCALLMRMLRGTLGTIEEFAPDCPEPPREPMPVPVPNPACAPVEA, from the coding sequence TTGAATAATAGTCAACAGCGCGGTGCGACCGAAAGATCCCAGGTGCGCCGCAGTGAACTCATCGCAACCGGGCGGAAGTTGTTCGCCGACACTTCCTACGACGCACTGTCCATGGATGACATCGCCAAGCACGCCGGAGTCGCCAAAGGCCTGATCTACTACTATTTCAAGAGCAAGCGCGGCTACTACCTGGCCATCATCGAGGACTCGGTGGCCGACCTGGTCTCGCGCGCCGCAGACGGGCCCGACCTGCCGCGCGCCCAGCGTGTGCACCGCACGATCGACGGCTATCTCCGCTACGCCCAGCACCATCAGGCGGCGTTCCGCACCATCGTCACCGGCGGCGTCGGCTTCGACACCCAGGTGCAGTCCATACGTGACGCGGTGCGCGACGAGCTGATCGCGACCATCGCCGAAGGGGCGTACGGCAGGCGCGACATCCCCCCGCTGGCCCGGATGGCGCTGCTCGGCTGGCTCAGCTGCGTCGAGGGGATCACCCTCGACTGGCTCGGGCATCAGGAGCTGGAGCGCGACACTGTGTGCGCGCTGCTGATGCGGATGCTGCGGGGCACGCTCGGCACCATCGAGGAGTTCGCGCCGGACTGCCCCGAACCGCCGCGCGAACCGATGCCGGTCCCGGTGCCCAACCCGGCGTGCGCGCCGGTCGAGGCATGA
- a CDS encoding hemolysin family protein — translation MSVLQLLFALLLVLANGFFVGAEFALVSVRRSQIEPRAAQGSTRAKQVLHGLENLPQMMAAAQFGITMCSLTLGAVAEPTVARLLEPLFHAVHLPEGLIHPLGYVIALAVVVFLHLVIGEMLPKNLAMAAPEKTALWLSPGLVAFARLCRPVTAGLGACARLVLRAFRVEPKDEVEAVFTSEQLNRLVEDSGQAGLLDPGEQERLEDALELGSRPVTDVLIARSALITVAPSVTPRQIEELTVRTGYSRFPVCAEGEGPFMGYLHVKDVLDIEDRERAVPQHIWRPMATLRVELPLDDALTVMRRAATHLAQVADASGRVLGLVALEDVLEMLVGEVRDPSHRVTVPRTPLAGRDTALVG, via the coding sequence ATGAGCGTCCTCCAACTCCTGTTCGCACTGCTGCTGGTGCTGGCGAACGGGTTCTTCGTCGGAGCCGAGTTCGCCCTCGTCTCCGTACGCCGCAGCCAGATCGAACCACGCGCGGCCCAGGGCTCCACACGGGCGAAGCAGGTCCTGCACGGACTGGAGAATCTGCCGCAGATGATGGCGGCCGCGCAGTTCGGCATCACCATGTGCTCGCTGACGCTGGGCGCGGTGGCCGAACCGACCGTGGCGCGCCTGCTGGAGCCCCTCTTCCACGCGGTGCATCTGCCCGAGGGGCTGATTCATCCGCTCGGCTATGTGATCGCCCTGGCCGTGGTCGTCTTCCTGCACCTCGTCATCGGCGAGATGCTCCCGAAGAACCTGGCGATGGCCGCCCCCGAGAAGACCGCCCTCTGGCTCAGCCCGGGTCTGGTCGCCTTCGCCCGGCTGTGCCGCCCGGTCACGGCGGGCCTCGGCGCCTGTGCCCGGCTGGTGCTGCGGGCCTTCCGCGTCGAGCCGAAGGACGAGGTGGAGGCGGTCTTCACCAGCGAGCAGCTCAACCGTCTCGTCGAGGACTCGGGACAGGCGGGGCTCCTCGATCCCGGGGAGCAGGAGCGGCTCGAGGACGCGCTGGAGCTGGGCAGCCGCCCGGTGACGGATGTGCTCATCGCCCGCTCCGCCCTGATCACGGTCGCTCCGTCGGTCACCCCGCGCCAGATCGAGGAGCTGACGGTACGGACCGGATACTCCCGTTTCCCGGTCTGCGCGGAGGGCGAAGGGCCGTTCATGGGCTACCTCCACGTCAAGGACGTACTCGACATCGAGGACCGCGAACGGGCCGTGCCGCAGCACATCTGGCGCCCCATGGCGACGCTGCGCGTGGAACTCCCCCTGGACGACGCGCTCACCGTGATGCGCCGCGCGGCCACGCACCTCGCCCAGGTCGCGGACGCGTCCGGGCGGGTGCTGGGCCTGGTCGCCCTGGAGGACGTCCTGGAGATGCTGGTCGGCGAGGTCCGCGACCCGTCCCACCGGGTCACCGTGCCCCGTACGCCGCTGGCCGGCCGGGACACCGCCCTGGTCGGCTGA
- the hisG gene encoding ATP phosphoribosyltransferase, producing MLRIAVPNKGSLSGPASAMLHEAGYQQRKESKELVLVDPENEVEFFYLRPRDIAIYVSSGKLDIGITGRDLLLDSGANAEEILQLGFARSTFRYATRPGTATGVGDFGGMTIATSYEGIVAKHLADEGIDASVVHLDGAVETAIQLGVAQIIADVVETGTSLRNAGLEVIGEPIMKSEAVVVRRTGSPADDPKVQQFLRRLQGVLVARSYVMMDYDCRVEHLEQAVALTPGLESPTISPLHHEGWVAVRSMVAAKEAQRIMDDLYDLGARAILTTAIHACRL from the coding sequence ATGCTGCGCATCGCCGTCCCCAACAAGGGTTCACTGTCCGGACCTGCGTCGGCGATGCTCCATGAGGCCGGCTACCAGCAGCGCAAGGAGTCCAAGGAGCTCGTCCTCGTCGACCCCGAGAACGAGGTCGAGTTCTTCTACCTGCGCCCGCGTGACATCGCGATCTACGTCAGCTCCGGCAAGCTCGACATCGGCATCACCGGCCGCGATCTGCTGCTCGACTCCGGCGCCAACGCCGAGGAGATCCTCCAGCTGGGCTTCGCCCGCTCCACCTTCCGCTACGCCACCAGGCCCGGCACGGCCACCGGCGTCGGCGACTTCGGCGGAATGACGATCGCCACCTCCTACGAGGGCATCGTCGCCAAGCACCTCGCCGACGAGGGCATCGACGCGTCCGTGGTCCACCTCGACGGCGCGGTCGAGACGGCGATCCAGCTGGGCGTCGCCCAGATCATCGCGGACGTCGTGGAGACCGGCACCAGCCTGCGCAACGCCGGTCTGGAGGTCATCGGCGAGCCGATCATGAAGTCCGAGGCGGTCGTCGTCCGCCGCACCGGCTCGCCCGCCGACGACCCCAAGGTGCAGCAGTTCCTGCGCCGCCTCCAGGGCGTCCTGGTCGCCCGCAGCTACGTGATGATGGACTACGACTGCCGGGTCGAGCACCTGGAGCAGGCCGTCGCCCTCACCCCGGGCCTCGAGTCCCCGACCATCTCGCCGCTGCACCACGAGGGCTGGGTCGCCGTCCGCTCCATGGTCGCCGCCAAGGAGGCGCAGCGGATCATGGACGATCTGTACGACCTCGGCGCGCGGGCGATCCTCACCACGGCCATCCACGCCTGCCGTCTCTGA
- a CDS encoding hemolysin family protein — protein sequence MIIPLLLLAAAFLLILANGFFVAAEFGLVTVERPDAERAAAEGDRRARRVVTALRELSFQLSGTQLGITITSLVVGMLAEPALAQLLDGPLTATGLPEGAVPGFAVVIGMLLASAVQMVIGELVPKNWAVSRPLQVARFVAGPQHLFSTVFRPVITLLNTVANRLVRLLGVEPTEELASARTPGELVSLARHSARAGTLEQDTADLFVRTLSLGHLTAQHVMTPRVKMSALQSDATAADVLNLTRATGLSRFPVYRERIDEIVGMVHLKDALAVPADERLRTRLDRVAVPPLLVPETLPVQQLLERLRSEQPIAVVVDEYGGTAGVVTLEDIIEELVGEVRDEHDAEADAQPELAPVAPEDGNPAWEADGSCRVLTLRRIGLDVPDGPYETVAGLVADLLGRIPAPGDRAELPGWRLSVRQVDRYRAERVRLVRTADVPALTEAAR from the coding sequence ATGATCATCCCTCTTCTGCTGCTCGCCGCGGCATTCCTCCTGATCCTCGCCAACGGCTTCTTCGTGGCGGCCGAGTTCGGCCTCGTCACGGTGGAGCGGCCCGATGCCGAGCGCGCCGCCGCCGAGGGCGACCGCCGCGCCCGCCGCGTCGTCACAGCGCTGCGGGAGCTGTCCTTCCAGCTCTCCGGCACCCAGCTCGGCATCACCATCACCTCGCTCGTCGTCGGCATGCTCGCCGAACCCGCGCTCGCGCAGCTGCTCGACGGGCCGCTGACCGCGACCGGACTGCCCGAGGGTGCTGTCCCCGGGTTCGCCGTGGTCATCGGGATGCTGCTCGCCTCCGCCGTCCAGATGGTGATCGGCGAACTCGTCCCCAAGAACTGGGCGGTCTCCCGTCCGTTGCAGGTCGCGCGGTTCGTCGCGGGCCCGCAGCATCTCTTCTCGACCGTCTTCCGCCCGGTCATCACCCTGCTCAACACCGTCGCCAACCGTCTTGTGCGGCTGCTGGGCGTCGAGCCGACCGAGGAGCTGGCCTCCGCCCGAACCCCCGGTGAGCTGGTCTCGCTGGCCCGCCACTCGGCACGCGCCGGAACACTGGAGCAGGACACCGCGGACCTGTTCGTACGGACCCTCTCGCTCGGCCATCTCACCGCGCAGCATGTGATGACCCCGCGCGTGAAGATGAGCGCCCTGCAGAGCGACGCCACCGCGGCCGACGTCCTCAACCTGACCCGCGCGACCGGTCTTTCGCGCTTCCCCGTCTACCGGGAGCGCATCGACGAGATCGTCGGCATGGTCCACCTCAAGGACGCCCTCGCGGTGCCCGCCGACGAACGGCTGCGCACCCGGCTCGACCGGGTCGCCGTGCCGCCGCTGCTGGTGCCCGAGACGCTGCCCGTGCAGCAGCTCCTCGAGCGGCTGCGCAGCGAGCAGCCCATCGCCGTGGTCGTCGACGAGTACGGCGGCACGGCCGGGGTCGTCACCCTCGAGGACATCATCGAGGAGCTCGTCGGCGAGGTCCGCGACGAGCACGACGCCGAGGCCGACGCCCAGCCCGAGCTTGCCCCCGTGGCCCCGGAGGACGGCAACCCCGCCTGGGAGGCCGACGGCAGCTGCCGGGTCCTCACCCTGCGCCGGATAGGTCTCGATGTGCCCGACGGGCCGTACGAGACGGTGGCGGGCCTCGTCGCCGATCTGCTGGGGCGCATCCCCGCCCCCGGCGACCGGGCCGAACTGCCCGGCTGGCGGCTCTCGGTCCGCCAGGTGGACCGCTACCGCGCCGAGCGGGTGCGCCTGGTGCGTACCGCCGACGTCCCTGCCCTGACGGAGGCCGCGCGATGA